The following coding sequences lie in one Paenibacillus durus ATCC 35681 genomic window:
- a CDS encoding DegV family protein: MPNVKIFTDSTSDMPQGWKESYDIGVVPLYVVFEDATYRDGVDITPAEVYRKVAAAGALPKTAAPSPADFMNAFAPAVEEGRDIVYLSLSSALSSTYQNARLAAEEFPPGRVKVVDSGTLCGGIALLAVKAAKAALKGRSSGEIISMLEQSRGRLSTEFVIDTLDYLHMGGRCSGMQNFIGSLLKIRPVLRLVNGSIIPVSKVRGKKEKAVEQMLSHALSDIDRMDKELLIVAHTQAEKDAKFLVDALKEATRAEEVAVIEAGCVIGSHCGPNTVGMMYLTNGSRDTK, from the coding sequence ATGCCTAACGTAAAGATTTTTACAGACAGCACATCCGATATGCCGCAAGGCTGGAAAGAATCCTATGATATCGGCGTCGTTCCGCTTTATGTCGTGTTTGAGGACGCCACGTACAGGGATGGTGTAGATATCACGCCTGCTGAGGTCTACCGGAAGGTGGCGGCAGCAGGCGCGCTGCCCAAGACGGCGGCCCCTTCGCCTGCCGACTTTATGAACGCCTTTGCTCCTGCGGTTGAGGAAGGCCGCGATATCGTCTATCTTAGCCTTTCTTCAGCCCTGTCCTCCACCTATCAGAATGCTCGTCTTGCCGCAGAGGAATTTCCGCCCGGACGCGTTAAGGTAGTGGATTCCGGCACATTATGCGGAGGAATCGCCCTGCTGGCCGTGAAGGCGGCGAAGGCGGCTCTTAAAGGCCGCAGCTCAGGCGAGATTATCTCCATGCTGGAGCAGAGCCGCGGACGGCTCAGCACCGAGTTCGTTATTGACACGCTCGATTACTTACATATGGGCGGCCGCTGTTCGGGCATGCAGAACTTTATCGGCAGCCTGCTCAAGATTCGTCCGGTGCTTCGATTGGTTAACGGCAGCATCATCCCCGTGAGCAAAGTCCGCGGCAAAAAGGAAAAAGCGGTGGAGCAGATGCTCTCTCACGCCCTGTCGGATATTGACCGGATGGACAAGGAACTGCTAATCGTCGCGCATACGCAAGCGGAGAAAGACGCCAAGTTTCTGGTTGACGCCCTTAAGGAGGCTACCAGAGCAGAGGAAGTTGCCGTGATCGAGGCGGGCTGCGTGATTGGCAGCCACTGCGGGCCGAATACCGTCGGGATGATGTACCTCACGAACGGCAGCCGCGATACAAAATAA
- a CDS encoding AraC family transcriptional regulator, whose amino-acid sequence MEWLNRMKDALEYMEQHMTEPINMDEIAKTACSSPFHFQRMFNLLTGVTVAEYIRKRRLTLAAQELAMTPARVLDVALKYGYDSPEAFAKAFRKAHGITPSAAREPGAVLKAFPRLSFHLSLKGDKEMDYRIVNKEAFTVVGKTMETSCRDGENLRRIPQFWLECNEDGTYDKLLELGEGVHDLLGICAEMNHEQETLTYWIAVESGAPAPEGYSSTVIPAATWAVFTSVGPMPSAIQSVWARIFQEWFPGTGYEHSGGPEFELYPPGDPASEDYRCEIWIPVMTKS is encoded by the coding sequence ATGGAATGGCTGAACCGCATGAAGGACGCGCTCGAATATATGGAACAGCATATGACGGAGCCGATAAATATGGATGAGATCGCCAAAACGGCCTGCTCTTCGCCATTCCACTTTCAGCGGATGTTCAATCTGCTGACCGGAGTGACCGTCGCCGAGTACATCCGCAAACGCCGGCTGACGCTCGCCGCGCAGGAATTGGCGATGACACCGGCCAGGGTGCTGGATGTCGCACTCAAATACGGCTACGACTCGCCGGAGGCATTCGCCAAGGCGTTCCGCAAGGCGCATGGCATTACGCCCTCGGCGGCGCGCGAGCCCGGGGCCGTCCTGAAGGCTTTTCCCCGCCTCTCCTTCCACCTATCCTTGAAGGGAGACAAAGAAATGGATTACCGTATCGTGAACAAAGAAGCGTTTACCGTGGTCGGTAAAACGATGGAGACCTCCTGCCGCGATGGAGAGAATTTGCGGAGAATCCCGCAATTCTGGCTGGAATGCAACGAGGACGGCACGTATGACAAACTGCTTGAGCTGGGAGAGGGCGTCCATGATCTGCTGGGAATATGCGCCGAAATGAATCACGAGCAGGAGACGCTCACTTATTGGATCGCCGTAGAGAGCGGCGCGCCCGCCCCGGAAGGTTACTCCTCCACCGTCATTCCGGCTGCAACCTGGGCGGTCTTCACCTCCGTCGGCCCTATGCCGAGTGCGATTCAGAGTGTATGGGCGCGGATCTTCCAGGAATGGTTCCCCGGCACCGGCTACGAGCATTCGGGCGGACCCGAATTCGAGCTGTACCCGCCGGGAGATCCTGCTTCGGAAGATTACCGCTGCGAGATATGGATTCCGGTCATGACAAAATCTTAA